A single genomic interval of Hevea brasiliensis isolate MT/VB/25A 57/8 chromosome 4, ASM3005281v1, whole genome shotgun sequence harbors:
- the LOC110673263 gene encoding uncharacterized protein LOC110673263 isoform X1, which produces MSFTRSRVVRSSSQGEIGLFNHTLPVESPVSSLRGKALLPSLPQRRLKSTLSLQYRQRSSRLAGVYSRWDCLRGRVTMHGRRTRSLVLGLESFLKLVSCARRNSFRTRILTCMGAFCSPECREYQMDLDGFDQEIAKETSARLETALGGKFFTKEVQKLGFRS; this is translated from the exons ATGTCTTTCACACGTTCTCGTGTTGTTCGGTCGTCGAGCCAGGGAGAGATTGGGCTGTTCAACCATACTCTGCCGGTCGAGTCTCCGGTGTCTTCTCTGAGAGGAAAGGCCCTGCTCCCATCACTACCTCAAAGACGGTTAAAGAGTACTCTCAGCCTCCAGTATCGGCAGAGAAGCAGCAGACTCGCCGGTGTATACTCACGTTGGGATTGCCTGAGAGGGAGAGTAACGATGCACGGCCGAAGAACAAGAAGCCTGGTACTGGGTTTGGAGAGTTTCTTAAAGCTTGTTTCTTGTGCAAGAAGAAACTCCTTCAGGACAAGGATACTTACATGTATGG GTGCATTTTGCTCACCTGAATGCCGAGAATATCAGATGGATTTGGATGGGTTTGATCAAGAAATTGCTAAAGAAACATCAGCAAGGTTGGAAACAGCATTAGGAGGAAAGTTCTTCACAAAAGAAGTGCAGAAGCTGGGGTTTCGCTCTTAA
- the LOC110673272 gene encoding DExH-box ATP-dependent RNA helicase DExH16, mitochondrial isoform X5 codes for MAALFLCFRHRKVSAFGISRLPKADNLDPCQLHLKLKLGTLVGVLNVLREYSSGSTTKFDFTDLTCPHTWYPNARRKHRKVFLHVGPTNSGKSKTGVHDEFAIGTLVNYLHWLCYVVGIYCGPLRLLAWEVAKRLNKAKVPCDLITGQEREEVDGAKHKAVTVEMADVNSDYSCAVVDEIQMLGCKTRGFSFTRALLGISADELHLCGDPAAVPLIEEILKVTGDDVKVEYYERLSPLVPSKKPLGSFCNIQTGDCIVTFSRREIYRMKKKIESGGKHLCSVVYGSLPPETRTRQATMFNDASSEFDVLVASDAIGMGLNLNISRIIFSTMTKFDGVEIRDLTVPEVKQIAGRAGRYGSKFPVGEVTCLHADDLPLLLSSLESPSPILETAGLFPTFDLMFMYSRLHPKSGIYQILEHFLENAKLSPNYFIADCGEVLKVAAIIDEMPLSLQDKYLFCIS; via the exons ATGGCTGCTTTATTCCTTTGTTTTCGCCATAGAAAGGTTTCAGCTTTTGGGATTTCTCGCCTTCCAAAAG CAGACAATTTGGACCCCTGTCAgctgcatttgaaattgaagctTGGAACTTTAGTTGGTGTTCTTAATGTGTTGAGAGAATATAGCAGTGGCAGTACCACGAAGTTTGATTTTACCGACTTGAC TTGCCCTCATACATGGTACCCAAATGCTCGGAGAAAGCATCGCAAGGTTTTTCTGCATGTGGGCCCCACGAATAGCG GAAAGAGTAAGACAGGAGTACATGATGAATTTGCAATCGGTACATTGGTCAACTATTTGCATTGGCTTTGTTATGTGGTAGGCATATATTGTGGTCCTTTGAGGTTGTTGGCATGGGAGGTGGCAAAAAGGTTGAACAAGGCAAAAGTTCCATGTGACCTAATAACGGGACAGGAAAGAGAGGAAGTTGATGGTGCAAAGCATAAGGCTGTGACAGTTGAAATGGCCGATGTAAACTCCGATTACAGTTGTGCTGTTGTTGATGAAATTCAG ATGTTGGGGTGTAAGACAAGGGGTTTCTCATTTACACGTGCTCTTTTAGGAATTTCTGCCGATGAACTTCACCTTTGTGGAGATCCAGCTGCTGTTCCTCTTATTGAGGAAATACTCAAGGTGACTGGTGATGATGTCAAG GTTGAATACTATGAGAGACTTTCACCATTAGTTCCATCAAAGAAACCTCTTGGATCCTTTTGTAATATACAAACAGGTGATTGCATCGTAACATTTTCACGTCGTGAGATATACCGAATGAAG AAAAAAATTGAAAGTGGAGGAAAACATCTTTGTTCTGTAGTTTACGGTTCACTTCCACCAGAAACTAGAACAAGACAG GCAACCATGTTCAATGATGCTAGCAGTGAATTTGATGTTCTTGTGGCTAGTGATGCCATCGGGATGGGCCTTAACTTGAATATTTCTAGAATCATATTTTCAACAATGACAAAGTTTGATGGTGTTGAGATACGGGATCTAACAGTTCCAGAGGTTAAACAAATCGCAG GGCGAGCTGGCCGGTATGGTTCAAAATTTCCAGTTGGAGAGGTGACTTGTCTGCATGCAGATGATCTGCCCTTACTTCTCTCATCACTAGAATCCCCATCTCCCATTCTGGAG ACTGCTGGATTGTTTCCTACTTTTGATCTCATGTTTATGTATTCAAGGTTACACCCAAAAAGTGGCATATACCAAATATTG
- the LOC110673198 gene encoding type IV inositol polyphosphate 5-phosphatase 7, protein MRDGNSKKSKLSWSKKMVRKWFNIRSKTEDFQADDVNGGGEVEYRTSFSEREPCTIKKSKTEKFSKNPEQVRRGRMNLDHPRIIDVQNYSIFVATWNVAGRSPPSNLSLDDWLHASPPADIYVLGFQEIVPLNAGNVLGAEDNGPAKKWLALIRRTLNNLPGTSGSGGCYTPSPIPEPIVEMDADFEGSSRQKNSSFFHRRSFQTTHSWRMDNDPSIPQPRLDRRFSVCDRVIFGHRPSDYDPSYRWSHRPSDYSRPSDYSRSSDYSRWGSSDDDNGPGDSPSTVLYSPMSYGGSYSGSTSVEDGNRRPGYSRYCLVASKQMVGIFLTIWVRSELRDHIRNMKVSCVGRGLMGYLGNKGSISISMSLHETTFCFICSHLTSGQKEGDELRRNADVMEILKKTRFPRVNSAADEKSPETILQHERVIWLGDLNYRIALSYRSAKALVEMQNWRALLQNDQLRIEQRRGRVFMGWNEGKIYFPPTYKYSTNSDRYAGDDMHPKEKRRTPAWCDRILWYGEGLQQLSYVRGESRFSDHRPVYGIFWAEVESSHGRLKKSMSYSSSRIEVEELLPYSHGYTELNFF, encoded by the exons ATGAGAGATGGGAACTCCAAGAAAAGCAag CTCTCATGGTCCAAAAAAATGGTCAGAAAGTGGTTCAATATCAGGAGTAAAACTGAGGACTTTCAAGCAGAtgatgttaatggag GAGGTGAAGTGGAATATAGGACTAGCTTCTCTGAAAGGGAACCGTGCACTATCAAGAAAAGTAAAACAG AGAAATTTAGCAAGAATCCAGAGCAGGTTCGGCGAGGGAGAATGAATCTTGACCATCCTCGAATCATAGATGTGCAGAACTACAG CATTTTTGTAGCTACATGGAATGTAGCAGGAAGATCCCCACCAAGTAATTTGAGTCTCGATGACTGGCTTCATGCCTCACCTCCTGCGGACATATATGTTCTTGG ATTTCAAGAGATAGTTCCTTTGAATGCTGGTAATGTTCTTGGTGCAGAAGACAATGGCCCTGCCAAAAAATGGCTGGCCCTCATTAGAAGGACTCTAAACAATCTTCCAGGTACTAGTGGCAGTGGTGGGTGTTATACTCCGTCTCCAATCCCTGAACCAATTGTAGAAATGGATGCTGATTTTGAGGGATCATCTAGGCAGAAGAACTCATCTTTCTTTCATCGACGATCATTCCAGACAACTCACAGCTGGAGAATGGACAATGACCCTTCAATTCCACAACCAAGACTTGATCGGCGATTTAGTGTTTGTGATCGGGTTATATTCGGTCACAGGCCCAGTGACTATGATCCCAGTTATAGATGGAGTCACAGACCTAGTGATTATTCAAGGCCTAGTGATTACTCCAGATCTAGTGATTACTCTAGATGGGGTTCATCAGATGATGATAATGGGCCAGGGGATTCACCAAGTACTGTATTGTACTCTCCAATGTCCTATGGTGGTTCCTATAGCGGATCTACATCTGTCGAAGATGGAAATAGGAGACCAGGGTATTCAAGGTACTGTTTAGTAGCGAGTAAGCAAATGGTTGGCATATTCCTCACGATATGGGTCCGGAGTGAATTAAGAGATCATATTAGAAACATGAAAGTTTCTTGTGTTGGCAGAGGATTGATGGGTTATCTTGGAAATAAG GGATCTATTTCAATCAGCATGTCCTTACATGAAACAACCTTTTGTTTCATCTGTAGTCATCTAACCTCTGGACAGAAGGAAGGTGATGAGCTAAGAAGAAATGCAGATGTCATGGAGATTCTTAAGAAGACAAGATTTCCACGTGTTAACAGTGCGGCTGATGAGAAGTCCCCTGAAACAATTCTTCAGCATGA ACGAGTTATTTGGCTTGGGGATTTGAATTATCGCATTGCCCTTTCTTATCGATCTGCTAAGGCTCTTGTTGAGATGCAAAACTGGAGGGCTTTGTTGCAGAATGACCAG TTGCGGATAGAGCAGAGAAGAGGTCGTGTTTTTATGGGTTGGAATGAAGGGAAGATTTATTTCCCACCTACATACAAATATTCAACTAATTCAGACAGATATGCAGGAGATGATATGCACCCAAAGGAGAAGCGTCGAACTCCAGCTTG GTGTGATAGAATTTTATGGTATGGAGAAGGCCTACAGCAATTATCTTATGTACGTGGGGAATCTAGGTTCTCGGATCATAGGCCAGTTTATGGCATATTTTGGGCAGAGGTTGAGTCTAGCCATGGCCGATTGAAGAAAAGTATGAGTTACTCCAGTTCCAGAATTGAGGTAGAAGAGCTCTTGCCATACTCACATGGGTACACTGAACTAAACTTTTTCTGA
- the LOC110673263 gene encoding uncharacterized protein LOC110673263 isoform X2, with amino-acid sequence MSFTRSRVVRSSSQGEIGLFNHTLPVESPVSSLRGKALLPSLPQRRLKSTLSLQYRQRSSRLAGVYSRWDCLRGRVTMHGRRTRSLVLGLESFLKLVSCARRNSFRTRILTCMVT; translated from the exons ATGTCTTTCACACGTTCTCGTGTTGTTCGGTCGTCGAGCCAGGGAGAGATTGGGCTGTTCAACCATACTCTGCCGGTCGAGTCTCCGGTGTCTTCTCTGAGAGGAAAGGCCCTGCTCCCATCACTACCTCAAAGACGGTTAAAGAGTACTCTCAGCCTCCAGTATCGGCAGAGAAGCAGCAGACTCGCCGGTGTATACTCACGTTGGGATTGCCTGAGAGGGAGAGTAACGATGCACGGCCGAAGAACAAGAAGCCTGGTACTGGGTTTGGAGAGTTTCTTAAAGCTTGTTTCTTGTGCAAGAAGAAACTCCTTCAGGACAAGGATACTTACATGTATGG TCACCTAG